From one uncultured Paludibacter sp. genomic stretch:
- a CDS encoding putative hydrolase (Evidence 3 : Putative function from multiple computational evidences) → MQITFLGTGTSTGVPQVGCTCDVCTSENPKDKRLRSSVLIKINDIQILIDAGPDLRQQLLTHSINHLDGILITHEHYDHLGGIDDIRPLGETTIFCENNVAKAIYRTMHYCFTDKKYPGVPKIEMEEITENDFYLKGIKITPIRVMHAKLPILGYRIGDFAYLTDVKTIPESSFEKLTGLKALVINALRKEEHIAHLNIEDAIGISKKIGAENTYFTHFSHHLGFHNEVDAQLPEKIHLAYDNLSINL, encoded by the coding sequence ATGCAAATTACTTTTCTTGGTACAGGTACTTCTACCGGTGTTCCGCAAGTTGGATGCACTTGTGATGTATGTACTTCTGAAAATCCAAAAGATAAACGATTGAGAAGTTCGGTATTGATAAAAATCAATGATATACAGATTTTAATTGATGCAGGACCCGATTTAAGACAACAATTACTTACACATTCCATCAATCATTTGGATGGCATTCTTATTACGCACGAACATTATGACCATCTTGGTGGAATTGATGATATTCGTCCTTTGGGAGAAACCACTATTTTTTGCGAAAATAATGTAGCAAAAGCCATTTATAGAACAATGCATTATTGTTTTACCGACAAAAAATATCCGGGAGTTCCAAAAATTGAGATGGAAGAAATTACAGAAAACGATTTTTATTTGAAAGGAATAAAAATTACACCTATACGCGTGATGCACGCCAAACTTCCTATTTTAGGTTACAGAATTGGAGATTTTGCGTATTTAACAGATGTAAAAACCATTCCGGAAAGTTCATTTGAAAAACTAACAGGATTAAAAGCATTAGTTATAAATGCCTTACGAAAGGAAGAACATATTGCACATTTAAACATTGAAGACGCAATAGGAATTTCAAAGAAAATTGGCGCGGAAAACACTTATTTCACACATTTTAGTCATCATTTAGGATTT
- a CDS encoding Fmu (Sun) domain protein, whose translation MNLSETFINRTKNILKEDFNDFLQSLDSVSPTSVRVNDKIELISSDEKVKWCKDGFYLPERPLFTADPFLHAGAYYVQEASSMFLCQVLEQLVSKESTVLDLSAAPGGKSTLISQYINEKGLLISNEIVRSRAYILAENLIKWGNDAVIVTNNEPKDFQQIPGFFDVVVVDAPCSGEGMFRKDPDSINEWSEQNVMMCAARQKDILKDVWEALKTNGILIYSTCTYNTDENEENVAWIEQELGAEFIPLNIDNFPEITATEKGYRFFPHKTKGEGFFIAALKKKSEVGSRKSEIKKQNKIPQKNIKTSKEVENLRNYLLIPEKWKIYQENNIISAFDKEKSEKLDIIKNRLKVLHFGITLAEQKGKDFIPHISLALSKKLNKICFPTVEVEYKIAISFLKKETIFLENAAKGFILLTYKNLPMGWVKNVGNRCNNLYPNEWRIRMKI comes from the coding sequence ATGAATTTATCCGAAACATTTATCAACCGTACTAAAAACATTCTTAAAGAAGATTTTAACGATTTTCTTCAATCTTTGGATAGTGTTTCACCTACAAGCGTGAGGGTGAACGATAAAATTGAACTTATTTCTTCCGATGAAAAAGTAAAGTGGTGCAAGGATGGATTTTACCTTCCGGAACGTCCTCTTTTTACTGCCGATCCTTTTCTGCATGCAGGTGCATATTATGTTCAGGAAGCGTCTTCTATGTTTCTGTGTCAGGTTTTAGAGCAACTTGTTTCTAAAGAAAGTACCGTATTGGATTTATCTGCCGCTCCCGGTGGAAAATCCACGCTTATTTCACAATATATTAATGAAAAAGGATTGCTCATCAGTAATGAAATAGTACGTTCCAGAGCGTATATTTTAGCCGAAAATCTTATTAAATGGGGAAACGATGCAGTAATAGTTACCAATAACGAACCAAAAGATTTTCAACAAATTCCCGGTTTTTTTGATGTAGTTGTGGTTGACGCTCCTTGCAGCGGCGAAGGTATGTTTAGAAAAGACCCGGATTCAATTAACGAATGGAGCGAACAAAATGTAATGATGTGTGCTGCGCGTCAAAAAGACATTTTGAAAGATGTTTGGGAAGCTTTGAAAACAAATGGAATTTTAATTTACAGCACGTGTACTTATAATACAGATGAAAACGAAGAAAATGTTGCTTGGATTGAACAAGAACTTGGAGCTGAATTTATTCCTTTAAATATTGATAATTTTCCAGAAATTACCGCAACTGAAAAAGGCTATCGGTTTTTTCCGCATAAAACGAAAGGCGAAGGATTTTTTATCGCGGCGCTGAAAAAAAAATCAGAAGTTGGAAGTCGGAAATCAGAAATCAAAAAACAAAATAAAATTCCGCAGAAAAACATAAAAACATCAAAAGAGGTGGAAAATCTTAGAAATTATCTTTTAATTCCTGAGAAATGGAAAATCTATCAGGAGAATAATATTATTTCAGCTTTTGATAAAGAAAAATCGGAAAAATTGGACATTATAAAAAATCGTTTGAAAGTATTACATTTTGGCATTACACTTGCTGAGCAAAAAGGAAAGGATTTTATTCCTCACATTAGCTTGGCATTATCAAAAAAGTTAAACAAAATTTGTTTTCCGACTGTTGAAGTTGAATACAAGATTGCAATTTCATTCTTGAAAAAAGAAACTATTTTTCTTGAAAATGCTGCAAAAGGATTCATTCTATTAACATATAAAAATCTCCCAATGGGTTGGGTAAAAAATGTAGGAAATCGTTGTAATAACTTATACCCAAATGAATGGAGAATAAGAATGAAAATATAG
- a CDS encoding conserved hypothetical protein (Evidence 4 : Unknown function but conserved in other organisms): MQIKLADYKKKFMNKIWQNFFMACTFILMFQVVDAQQINRTEILNNNIKTLRVKVNEDALNLPIIKLGSDDVMEISFDELSHEIHSYSYNVQHCNADWTLSNLSSNEYIDGFTNAQIENYNTSINTTVLYTHYDFSLPNNQMNFKISGNYVVNIYQDNNSENPIAKLCFSVVDPKVEINAKIRGNTDTELSGALQQIDFDVLLQGYYVQNPQSDIKIVVRQNNRIDNEVTNIKPTFFNSNTLTYNNNRNLIFEGGNEYHRFDISSVYNYSEKINTIKFVSPNYQAYLFEDEINRNKTYVQDFDVNGRFIINYQNHSDDDITADYLYVNFYLKKDEPFLEGNVYIGGEYNYNQLNDINRMEYDFNSGMYFKKILLKQGGYNYQYWLKSKGDKKATTTPIDGSFWQTQNEYTIYVYHRGFGDRYDKLIGVKTL; this comes from the coding sequence TTGCAAATTAAATTAGCTGATTATAAAAAGAAATTTATGAATAAAATTTGGCAAAACTTTTTTATGGCTTGCACATTTATTTTGATGTTTCAAGTAGTTGATGCACAACAAATAAATCGTACCGAAATATTAAATAATAACATCAAAACATTGCGTGTAAAAGTAAACGAAGATGCCCTGAATCTTCCGATAATAAAACTGGGAAGTGATGATGTGATGGAAATCAGTTTTGATGAACTTTCACACGAAATTCATTCTTATTCATATAATGTACAGCATTGTAATGCAGATTGGACACTTTCAAACCTTTCATCAAACGAATATATTGATGGATTTACTAACGCTCAGATTGAAAACTACAATACGTCTATAAATACTACCGTACTTTACACCCATTATGATTTTTCACTTCCAAATAATCAAATGAATTTCAAAATATCGGGAAATTATGTGGTAAATATTTATCAGGATAATAATTCCGAGAATCCGATAGCAAAACTCTGTTTTTCAGTGGTTGATCCAAAAGTGGAGATCAATGCCAAGATAAGAGGAAATACAGATACGGAATTGAGTGGCGCGTTGCAACAGATAGATTTTGATGTGTTACTGCAAGGATATTACGTTCAGAATCCACAATCGGATATAAAAATTGTTGTACGTCAAAATAATAGAATAGATAATGAAGTAACCAATATTAAACCTACATTTTTTAATTCCAATACGCTTACATACAATAACAACCGAAATTTAATTTTTGAAGGAGGAAACGAATACCACCGATTTGATATTTCATCGGTGTATAATTACAGTGAAAAAATAAATACCATTAAATTTGTATCTCCTAATTATCAGGCATATTTATTTGAAGATGAAATAAATAGAAATAAAACTTACGTTCAGGATTTTGATGTAAACGGCAGATTTATAATTAATTATCAAAACCATTCGGACGATGATATTACTGCTGATTATTTGTACGTAAATTTTTATTTGAAAAAAGACGAGCCGTTTTTGGAAGGAAACGTTTATATTGGCGGTGAATACAATTATAACCAATTGAATGACATAAACCGAATGGAATATGATTTTAATTCCGGAATGTATTTCAAAAAAATATTGTTGAAACAAGGCGGTTACAATTATCAATACTGGCTAAAATCAAAAGGAGATAAAAAAGCCACCACAACTCCTATCGACGGTAGTTTTTGGCAAACTCAAAATGAATATACCATTTACGTTTATCATCGTGGCTTTGGCGACCGATACGATAAATTGATAGGGGTGAAAACTTTATAA
- a CDS encoding Aspartokinase, giving the protein MIVYKFGGASVKSSDGIRNIVKIVSGVKENLFIVVSAMGKTTNAMEAILENFMKADRVAALEKLEEVEKYHINIIDELFQNKTAGENAVKPLFAELRDFIQNGVGDDYDRWYDQLVSYGEVISTKIVSSFLLESGIENKWLDMRQLLVTDSNFREANVNMLESEKRMKKAVNFSESNIYIGQGFIGTNMQGKPTTLGREGSDYTAAVVGNLLDAESVTIWKDVPGVLNADPRIFSHTVHIPELTYMDAVELAYSGAQIIHPKTIKPLENKQIPLFVRPFGTPTEVGSMIKSQIEKPISVPVLILRKNQVLVTLRPLDFSFVLEESLTWIFTVVEKHRLKVSMIQSSAVSISICVDNSRYLTAALDELANDFKVTYNEGLELLTIRGTNPEIVQENTKNREILLQQRTRRIGRFLMRENV; this is encoded by the coding sequence ATGATTGTTTACAAATTCGGAGGTGCGTCTGTAAAATCGTCGGACGGAATAAGGAATATCGTAAAAATAGTTTCAGGAGTAAAAGAAAACCTGTTTATTGTGGTTTCTGCTATGGGAAAAACGACCAACGCTATGGAAGCGATTCTTGAGAACTTTATGAAAGCCGATAGAGTTGCAGCGTTGGAAAAATTAGAAGAAGTAGAAAAATATCACATCAATATCATTGATGAACTTTTTCAAAACAAGACAGCGGGAGAAAATGCGGTGAAACCGCTTTTTGCAGAGTTGCGTGATTTTATTCAAAACGGTGTTGGCGATGATTACGATCGCTGGTACGATCAACTTGTTTCGTACGGTGAAGTAATTTCTACCAAAATAGTTTCATCGTTTCTATTAGAATCGGGAATTGAAAATAAATGGCTTGATATGAGACAGTTGCTGGTAACCGACAGTAATTTCCGTGAAGCGAATGTAAATATGCTTGAATCTGAAAAACGGATGAAAAAAGCTGTAAATTTTAGCGAAAGTAATATTTATATTGGTCAAGGTTTTATTGGAACAAATATGCAAGGAAAACCCACAACGCTTGGACGCGAAGGCTCTGACTATACTGCTGCGGTGGTTGGAAATTTACTTGATGCGGAAAGCGTTACGATTTGGAAAGATGTTCCGGGAGTATTAAATGCCGACCCGAGAATTTTTTCTCACACGGTTCATATTCCTGAACTTACGTATATGGATGCGGTAGAATTAGCTTACAGCGGCGCTCAAATTATCCACCCAAAAACAATTAAACCGCTTGAAAATAAGCAAATTCCATTATTTGTTCGTCCGTTTGGAACTCCAACGGAAGTAGGTTCTATGATTAAAAGTCAGATTGAAAAACCAATCAGTGTTCCGGTGCTGATTTTACGTAAAAACCAGGTGTTGGTTACGCTTCGTCCGTTAGATTTTTCGTTTGTATTGGAAGAAAGTTTAACGTGGATTTTTACGGTGGTTGAAAAACATCGATTAAAAGTTTCGATGATACAAAGTTCTGCCGTGAGTATTTCTATTTGTGTGGATAATTCGCGCTATTTAACAGCAGCGCTCGATGAACTTGCCAACGACTTCAAAGTTACCTATAACGAGGGTTTGGAGTTATTAACCATTCGTGGAACAAATCCGGAAATTGTACAAGAAAACACCAAAAATCGTGAAATTCTTCTTCAGCAACGCACACGCAGAATAGGAAGATTCTTGATGAGAGAAAACGTATAA
- a CDS encoding conserved exported hypothetical protein (Evidence 4 : Unknown function but conserved in other organisms) produces MNKFLLFLVLSILINNSLSAQTLRGKVLDTKNNPVPNATIYIKENTSGIMADENGIFKTSLQAGEYTIQFRSVGYETLTKKVTVPIQGAEIQANMREKPIQLNEVIVNPAKEDPAYQIMRNVIAKAPYHLHQLSSYTSEVYMKGSGKLEKISGLVKMAMNDKNMEKLIGKLLVFESKNIVNYTIPNKYKQKVIAYKSSFPKEFEPKNGISVSTSSIYFSYFLGKVSPLSTQAFQYYKFKFEDAFQSGNNQIYKIRFFPKLKSRQLSSGILYIIDNEWSIYSAEFDIFDLGMKSHTKINYQEVYPNVFLPITYEQSSSINLLGIKANSRFFTSTKYSNVRINVNAINAKSDKSIIAKKENLSKTEQKALLELEKLSEKEKITTGDALKIAKLSTVLNNKPDTARRKKSLELKPYKSPVDLEKDSLANNRDSIYWDSIRTVPLQKEEQISYQFKDSFPKFDNVKRTDNEISVEAKTHSKLSWLIGGKYNLSKSSSIYFDGLLAGNFLEYNLVDGFWLGQKVGMDIKTTENTKFNFEPSFHYTTARKSAIWQINISQSYAPMKNGLLWISFGNTSQDIMQNKGTSRIFNSAAVLWNGTNAISFYQKKHISAENSIDIANGLKFKLGGSYENRTLLENNTEFNFLNKSVKPNFPREKLSEFPNHTSTLFWTGLEWTPKYYYRIVEGKKYYSFSRYPTFQLLYTKAVPALKNETQPEYDKINFSVQQEIRLGLFDMLRYNINLGGFLTKKQLFAPDYQYFSTIPLYITHHKHTETFALLPNYTYLNDKWWESHITFSSEHILLKRIPALQSKAFSESLHFNTLWNYKGKPYNELGYSIGFTPDMRIGVYSSFTGINYNNIGIRINLSLFEK; encoded by the coding sequence ATGAACAAGTTTTTATTATTTCTTGTCCTTTCAATTCTTATAAATAATTCGTTATCAGCTCAAACTCTTCGAGGCAAAGTTCTTGACACCAAAAATAATCCCGTCCCAAACGCTACTATTTACATCAAAGAAAATACTTCAGGTATTATGGCTGATGAAAATGGTATTTTCAAAACTTCACTTCAAGCAGGAGAGTATACTATTCAATTTCGTTCTGTCGGGTATGAGACTTTGACCAAAAAAGTAACAGTTCCCATTCAAGGAGCTGAGATTCAAGCCAATATGAGGGAAAAGCCTATTCAATTAAATGAAGTTATTGTAAATCCCGCTAAAGAAGATCCTGCTTATCAAATCATGCGAAATGTGATTGCAAAAGCCCCTTATCATTTACATCAATTATCTTCTTACACATCAGAAGTTTATATGAAAGGAAGCGGAAAGTTGGAAAAAATTTCAGGATTGGTAAAAATGGCAATGAATGATAAAAACATGGAAAAACTAATAGGAAAATTACTTGTTTTTGAATCGAAAAACATTGTAAATTATACAATACCAAATAAATACAAGCAAAAAGTAATAGCATATAAAAGTTCTTTTCCTAAAGAATTTGAGCCTAAAAATGGGATTTCGGTTTCTACATCAAGCATTTATTTTTCCTACTTTCTTGGAAAAGTTTCACCGCTTTCAACACAAGCGTTTCAATATTATAAATTCAAATTTGAAGATGCTTTTCAGAGTGGAAATAATCAAATTTATAAAATAAGATTTTTTCCCAAATTAAAAAGCAGACAACTTTCTTCCGGCATTTTGTATATTATTGATAATGAATGGAGTATTTATTCCGCTGAATTTGACATCTTCGATTTGGGAATGAAATCGCATACTAAAATAAATTATCAAGAAGTGTACCCCAATGTGTTTTTACCTATTACTTACGAACAAAGCAGTAGTATTAATTTATTGGGAATTAAAGCAAATAGTCGCTTTTTTACTTCTACCAAATATTCCAACGTCAGAATCAATGTTAACGCAATTAATGCCAAATCCGATAAAAGCATTATTGCCAAAAAAGAAAATCTATCAAAAACAGAACAAAAAGCGTTATTGGAGCTGGAAAAACTGAGCGAAAAAGAGAAAATTACTACCGGCGATGCGTTGAAAATTGCGAAATTATCTACGGTATTGAATAACAAACCTGACACAGCAAGAAGAAAAAAATCACTTGAATTAAAACCCTATAAATCGCCTGTTGATTTAGAAAAAGATTCGCTTGCGAACAATAGAGATAGCATTTATTGGGACAGTATTCGTACAGTTCCGTTACAAAAAGAGGAACAAATAAGTTATCAGTTTAAAGATTCTTTCCCAAAATTTGACAATGTGAAAAGAACCGACAATGAAATTTCTGTAGAAGCAAAAACCCATTCAAAGTTAAGTTGGTTAATAGGAGGAAAATATAACTTGAGTAAATCATCTTCCATTTACTTTGATGGATTGCTTGCGGGAAACTTTTTAGAATATAATTTGGTTGACGGATTTTGGTTGGGACAAAAAGTTGGTATGGACATAAAAACTACTGAAAACACAAAATTTAATTTTGAGCCATCTTTTCACTATACAACAGCAAGAAAGTCAGCAATTTGGCAAATAAACATTTCTCAATCCTACGCTCCAATGAAGAATGGTTTGCTTTGGATTTCGTTTGGAAATACATCTCAGGATATTATGCAAAACAAAGGTACTTCTCGAATATTTAATTCCGCAGCAGTACTATGGAATGGGACAAACGCTATTTCTTTTTATCAGAAAAAACATATTTCAGCAGAAAATTCTATTGATATTGCAAACGGATTGAAATTTAAGCTTGGTGGAAGTTATGAAAACCGCACCTTACTTGAAAACAACACAGAATTTAATTTTCTGAATAAATCGGTAAAACCAAATTTTCCTCGAGAAAAATTGTCGGAATTTCCAAATCACACATCAACACTATTTTGGACAGGATTAGAATGGACTCCAAAATATTATTATAGAATTGTTGAGGGGAAAAAATATTATAGTTTTTCAAGATATCCTACATTTCAATTACTATATACAAAAGCAGTTCCCGCATTAAAAAACGAAACACAACCCGAATACGATAAAATCAATTTTTCAGTGCAACAAGAAATACGATTAGGACTGTTTGATATGTTGCGATATAATATAAATTTAGGAGGATTTTTGACAAAAAAACAACTTTTTGCTCCTGATTATCAGTATTTTTCGACCATACCACTTTATATAACACATCACAAACACACGGAAACATTTGCTTTGTTGCCTAATTACACCTATTTAAATGATAAATGGTGGGAATCTCACATTACATTTTCGTCTGAGCATATTTTGCTGAAACGAATTCCGGCGCTTCAAAGTAAAGCGTTCAGCGAATCGTTACATTTCAATACATTGTGGAATTACAAAGGAAAACCTTATAATGAACTCGGATATTCTATTGGATTTACACCTGATATGCGAATTGGTGTTTACAGTAGCTTTACCGGTATAAATTACAATAATATAGGAATTAGAATTAATTTAAGTTTATTTGAAAAATGA
- a CDS encoding putative Transcriptional regulator, AraC family (Evidence 3 : Putative function from multiple computational evidences): protein MKTQRKNKSKTVLLYLEEHTSCQHYISDFTSGFSLKKYESGKELSISLKKQFLVIFMQIGELEIVSELGEIKKICADEVCLLDYEKEYSCKVIKNAVFTLLYFEYPKIKCDKYSLLSLAKDKKELEDDIRILPILEPLKIFIENLNLYLKNKLMCRHLHDLKESEWLFIMRGFYTKQESVYFLEPVIDSLNDFVTIVKENYLQCNSVSELAEKCNMSEKTFTRRFKDYFKDTPKQWMLNEKAKYIKSELENSNLNVKEIANKFGFSSPAHLNNYYKKHFNTTPRKKEK, encoded by the coding sequence ATGAAAACACAACGCAAAAACAAATCAAAGACAGTTTTACTCTATTTAGAAGAACATACTTCTTGTCAACATTATATTTCAGATTTTACCTCAGGCTTCTCTTTGAAAAAATATGAAAGTGGAAAAGAATTAAGCATATCTCTGAAAAAACAATTTCTTGTTATTTTTATGCAAATCGGCGAATTGGAAATTGTATCGGAATTAGGAGAAATAAAAAAGATTTGCGCTGACGAAGTTTGTCTACTTGACTATGAAAAAGAATACAGTTGCAAAGTAATAAAAAATGCAGTTTTCACCTTGCTATATTTTGAATATCCAAAAATTAAATGCGATAAGTATTCACTCCTTTCTCTTGCAAAAGATAAAAAGGAATTGGAAGACGATATACGCATACTTCCTATTTTGGAACCTTTGAAAATATTTATCGAAAATCTGAACCTTTATTTAAAAAACAAATTAATGTGCCGCCATTTGCACGATTTAAAAGAAAGTGAATGGCTGTTTATTATGCGCGGTTTTTATACAAAGCAAGAATCTGTTTATTTCTTGGAACCTGTTATCGATTCATTAAATGATTTTGTTACCATTGTAAAAGAAAATTACTTACAATGTAACTCCGTTAGTGAATTGGCTGAAAAATGTAATATGTCTGAAAAAACCTTTACACGCCGCTTTAAGGATTATTTCAAAGATACACCTAAGCAATGGATGTTGAATGAAAAAGCAAAATACATAAAGTCTGAATTAGAGAATAGCAATCTAAATGTTAAGGAAATAGCAAATAAATTTGGCTTTAGTTCACCGGCGCATCTGAATAATTATTATAAAAAACACTTTAATACTACCCCTAGAAAGAAAGAAAAATAA
- the thrS gene encoding Threonine--tRNA ligase: MIHITFPDGSVREFAQGVTGQEIAESISPRLAQEVLSIGVNGETWDLSRPITSDASIKLYKWDDEEGKHAYWHSSAHLLAEALQELYPEIKFGIGPAIENGFYYDVDPGDAVIKEGDLQAIENKMIELAAKKEKIVRTDISKTDALKMFETKGDEYKVELISDLQDGTITLYSQGSFTDLCRGPHLTNTGEIKAIKVLNVAGAYWRGDEKRKMLTRIYGITFPKKKMLDDYLVLLEEAKKRDHRKIGRELELFMFSETVGKGLPMWLPRGTALRLRLEDFLKKIQRKYEYQQVMTPHIGNKLLYVTSGHYAKYGKDSFQPIHTPEEGEEYLLKPMNCPHHCEIYKHKPRSYKDLPVRMAEFGTVYRYEQSGELHGLTRVRSFTQDDAHIFCRPDQVKTEFLKVMDIINIIFKALDFNNVEVQISLRDPENKEKYIGSDENWEKAERAIVEACEEKGVKAKVELGEAAFYGPKLDFMVKDALGRRWQLGTIQVDYNLPERFELEYTGEDNQKHRPVMIHRAPFGSMERFVAVLIEHTAGKFPLWLTPDQVAILPISEKFNDYAAQVAKELNEKDVRAIIDDRNEKIGRKIRDNELKRIPYMLIVGEKEAENNEVAVRRQGEGDKGTMKVSEFADTINNEVNKAFEI, from the coding sequence ATGATACACATTACATTTCCAGATGGTTCGGTGCGTGAATTTGCGCAAGGCGTTACCGGACAAGAAATTGCGGAAAGTATTAGTCCGCGTTTAGCGCAAGAAGTTTTATCTATTGGTGTAAATGGCGAAACGTGGGATCTCTCCCGCCCTATTACTTCCGACGCTTCCATTAAGTTGTACAAATGGGACGATGAAGAAGGGAAACACGCTTATTGGCACAGTTCGGCTCACTTGCTGGCAGAAGCATTACAGGAACTTTATCCTGAAATAAAATTCGGAATCGGTCCTGCTATTGAAAATGGATTTTATTATGATGTGGATCCGGGTGATGCAGTAATAAAAGAAGGTGATTTGCAAGCTATTGAAAACAAAATGATAGAACTTGCAGCAAAAAAAGAAAAAATCGTTCGCACAGACATAAGTAAAACGGATGCACTTAAAATGTTTGAAACCAAAGGCGACGAATATAAAGTGGAGTTAATCAGCGATTTACAAGACGGAACAATTACATTATATTCCCAAGGAAGTTTTACAGATTTATGTCGCGGTCCACACCTGACAAATACCGGCGAAATTAAAGCCATAAAAGTGCTAAATGTTGCTGGAGCTTATTGGCGTGGCGATGAAAAACGTAAAATGCTTACGCGTATTTACGGAATCACTTTTCCAAAGAAAAAGATGCTGGACGATTATCTTGTTCTTTTGGAAGAAGCAAAAAAACGCGACCATCGTAAAATTGGAAGAGAATTGGAACTATTTATGTTCTCTGAAACGGTAGGAAAAGGACTTCCGATGTGGCTTCCAAGAGGAACAGCACTACGTTTGCGATTGGAAGATTTCTTGAAAAAAATCCAACGTAAATATGAATATCAGCAAGTGATGACTCCTCATATAGGAAATAAATTGCTTTACGTAACTTCGGGACACTATGCAAAATACGGTAAAGATTCGTTCCAGCCCATTCACACTCCTGAAGAAGGAGAAGAATATTTGTTGAAACCAATGAACTGTCCGCATCACTGTGAAATTTATAAACACAAACCGCGTTCTTATAAAGATCTTCCGGTGCGTATGGCTGAATTTGGAACAGTTTATCGTTACGAACAAAGCGGTGAACTTCACGGATTGACCCGAGTAAGAAGTTTCACACAAGACGATGCTCATATTTTCTGTCGTCCCGACCAAGTGAAAACGGAATTTTTGAAAGTAATGGATATTATCAATATTATTTTCAAAGCGCTTGATTTCAATAATGTAGAAGTACAAATTTCACTTCGCGATCCTGAAAATAAAGAAAAATACATCGGAAGCGATGAAAACTGGGAAAAAGCGGAACGCGCCATCGTGGAAGCATGTGAAGAAAAAGGCGTTAAAGCAAAAGTGGAATTGGGCGAAGCTGCATTTTACGGTCCAAAACTCGATTTTATGGTGAAAGATGCTCTGGGACGTCGTTGGCAGTTAGGAACTATTCAAGTGGATTACAATCTGCCCGAACGTTTTGAATTGGAATATACCGGCGAAGATAACCAAAAACACCGTCCGGTAATGATTCACCGTGCTCCGTTTGGTTCCATGGAACGATTTGTGGCTGTATTGATTGAACATACTGCCGGAAAATTCCCATTGTGGCTCACACCTGATCAAGTTGCAATTCTTCCTATCAGTGAGAAATTCAACGATTATGCAGCACAAGTTGCAAAAGAATTGAACGAAAAAGATGTGCGCGCCATTATCGACGACCGTAACGAGAAAATCGGACGAAAAATCCGTGATAACGAGTTAAAACGCATTCCATATATGCTTATTGTAGGAGAAAAAGAAGCTGAAAACAACGAAGTTGCTGTGCGCCGTCAAGGTGAAGGCGATAAAGGTACGATGAAAGTTTCAGAATTCGCCGACACAATTAATAACGAGGTAAACAAAGCATTTGAGATATAA